The following proteins are co-located in the Flammeovirga kamogawensis genome:
- a CDS encoding WG repeat-containing protein, with product MNIIYIKKTIIALIVFISCTTISNAQNLKAVQADDSGLYGFKKEAEIEWKIPPQFENAFNFSNTGIAVIKTQSGYSLINTKGKIITNQYYDRFGWSDDADTTRAPLFYGSLVGVKKNGVWGVINTKGKVIISPQFKYLNYFSDGVSIVENKKGRLGAVDTNGKEIIPITFQSLRFLAGGLPLLVAKNNGVQGVINLKGEWVLPLDYITVKWAGNKLLAAMTQKGEWLFVYHNGEHYSEEFYSNWKWYHKQKKLLLNRNGRLGLLDENANVIFETKCKTISFDDSSIIAEKFPQIELGNTNRELLSTWYCDSLSFAGDSLIRYYTSGKVGVATSKGINKFYNFYSEVSDFIDGQAIVKKNNKFGVCDVNGALIIPVKYNSIKRMPTGHYWTLDKESYPDVYNKQGENLTKHKYDMIGEFSQGKYLVRRARLYGYLNADLSEWISPQFKDAESFVGPYAVVRTSDYYGVIDLEKKWEITPIVDRLKTISEGLYYFEDNQEWGTLSIKGIEWFRTDSATVESFTNGFVVMKRRGNYGLLTNKGELSLHTKYDSLDLSHLQNDRVDMYLDSTWLYKSVFNEDGEPLRDAYQQYSNVEEPTEGFAAVKVGDRYGFMDYLGRMRLSCRYQAVKPFSEGLSAFELNNRWGYINKEDQIVLQPKYQELMPLKEDMAKAKLLNKWGVINSSGKIIIPLNYENVKRTSYNNWYVWEKGGEMGIYTPGGIKGIYGKYDNIIDLGNNYVIVSEQGKLGVDRIDGFLIWPQRYHSVKLLSNKEWFSLKHQGEELSVKLL from the coding sequence ATGAATATAATATATATCAAAAAAACTATCATAGCATTAATTGTATTTATTAGTTGTACAACAATTAGTAATGCACAAAATCTAAAAGCGGTTCAAGCTGATGATTCAGGCTTATATGGTTTTAAAAAAGAAGCAGAAATTGAATGGAAAATACCCCCTCAATTTGAGAATGCTTTTAATTTTTCTAATACAGGAATAGCTGTAATAAAAACACAAAGCGGATACTCCCTAATTAATACCAAAGGAAAGATAATAACAAATCAATATTATGATAGGTTTGGATGGTCGGATGATGCAGATACAACAAGAGCACCACTTTTTTATGGAAGTTTAGTTGGAGTAAAAAAGAATGGTGTTTGGGGTGTCATCAATACTAAAGGAAAAGTAATTATATCACCTCAATTTAAATACCTTAATTATTTTTCTGATGGAGTATCTATTGTAGAAAACAAAAAAGGTAGGCTAGGTGCTGTTGATACGAATGGAAAAGAAATTATTCCAATAACTTTTCAAAGTCTACGATTTTTAGCAGGAGGTTTACCGTTGTTAGTTGCAAAAAATAATGGAGTTCAAGGAGTTATCAATTTAAAAGGAGAGTGGGTTTTACCTCTTGACTATATAACAGTAAAATGGGCAGGTAACAAGTTATTAGCGGCAATGACTCAAAAAGGGGAATGGCTTTTTGTTTATCATAATGGAGAACATTATTCAGAAGAATTTTATTCAAATTGGAAGTGGTATCATAAACAAAAGAAATTACTACTAAATAGAAACGGTCGTTTAGGATTATTGGATGAAAATGCGAATGTTATTTTTGAAACAAAATGCAAAACTATTTCTTTTGACGATTCATCCATAATTGCAGAAAAATTCCCACAAATTGAGTTGGGGAATACAAATAGGGAGTTACTTTCAACTTGGTACTGTGATAGTTTATCTTTTGCAGGTGATAGTCTTATTAGATATTATACATCAGGTAAAGTAGGTGTAGCGACTTCAAAAGGTATAAATAAGTTTTATAATTTTTATTCTGAAGTCAGTGATTTTATTGATGGCCAAGCTATCGTAAAGAAAAATAATAAGTTTGGTGTATGCGATGTAAATGGAGCTTTAATAATACCAGTAAAATATAATAGTATAAAAAGAATGCCTACGGGGCATTATTGGACTTTAGATAAAGAAAGTTACCCTGATGTATATAACAAACAAGGAGAGAATTTAACAAAGCATAAGTATGATATGATAGGAGAGTTCTCTCAAGGAAAGTATTTAGTTCGAAGAGCCAGGTTATATGGTTATCTAAATGCAGACTTGTCAGAATGGATATCACCTCAATTTAAAGATGCAGAATCTTTTGTTGGTCCATATGCAGTAGTTCGTACTTCAGATTATTATGGAGTTATTGACTTAGAAAAGAAATGGGAAATTACACCAATTGTTGATCGCCTAAAAACAATATCAGAAGGCCTTTATTACTTTGAAGATAATCAAGAATGGGGAACCTTAAGTATTAAAGGTATTGAATGGTTTAGAACAGATTCAGCAACAGTAGAATCATTTACAAATGGTTTTGTTGTTATGAAAAGAAGAGGAAATTATGGACTTCTAACTAATAAAGGAGAGTTATCACTTCATACAAAATATGACTCCTTAGATTTATCACATTTACAGAATGATAGAGTAGATATGTATCTTGATAGTACATGGTTATATAAATCTGTATTTAATGAAGACGGAGAACCATTAAGGGATGCATACCAACAGTATTCTAATGTAGAGGAACCAACAGAAGGGTTTGCAGCTGTGAAAGTTGGAGATAGATATGGTTTTATGGATTATCTTGGTCGAATGAGATTATCCTGTAGATATCAAGCAGTAAAACCATTTTCTGAAGGGTTATCTGCCTTTGAGTTAAATAATAGATGGGGATATATTAATAAAGAAGATCAAATAGTACTTCAACCTAAATACCAAGAATTAATGCCTTTAAAAGAAGATATGGCTAAAGCAAAGCTTTTAAATAAATGGGGTGTAATAAACAGTTCTGGTAAAATTATTATTCCTCTTAACTATGAAAATGTAAAGCGTACAAGTTATAATAATTGGTATGTATGGGAAAAGGGAGGAGAAATGGGGATATACACTCCTGGTGGAATTAAAGGAATTTATGGTAAATATGATAATATAATTGATCTAGGTAATAACTATGTTATAGTAAGTGAGCAAGGTAAACTTGGAGTTGATAGAATTGATGGTTTTTTAATTTGGCCCCAGAGATATCATAGTGTAAAATTATTATCAAATAAAGAATGGTTCTCTTTAAAACATCAAGGTGAGGAATTGAGTGTTAAGTTGTTGTAA